The DNA region TAAAAAAATAGCATACGCTTTTACATCCTAGTTtacttatttacttttttattattccctTTCCGTGCTGCTTACTTTGTTGCgttcagtgctgcaaaatggcatgagcatcacgagatattcaccaacgaaaatTTTGAACATATTCGTGGCAGCTTggcattgctgatactcaatggaTGTGCGTCAAGACATGCCGAAAACGACCGTGTCAATACTCGCGATACTCTCGCTCACAAGAATAATCATTTCTGGCTATGAACAGttctgccaaatgccactgtttcagtcaccaacactcatgactgaaacgaagctcaaatcagctcacgtacacaactgagatgatcaggggttcagactcaaacagttgcaGGATCAATCGGCGATAATCACAACATTCTTGTAATATTCTTAGCGTGCGCTTTTGTATCTGTCTGCTCGCAAGCACCACATATCTCCCATGAGTATCGTGATGATCAACGACAGAAATTGTCGCGACCAAGCACGcttgtgatggtcgcaccaactatttgagtctcacctctgatcatcacaggagagatcgtgacgctgacatgatttttttttcagccaGAATTTGTCACGACTATGTCAGTGCAGAACTGAtctcagttaaaaaaaagtcatgacatagtgactgaccaagcgatggtcgcaaaaatgtcacgaagcatgcGTTGGTCACACCACTCGTTTTAAGTATCATTTCTGACTATCGCAATTGAGTAcatgacgctgacatggattttgtttcagtcagattttttgtacgacattgacagtgacattttgcagcactggttgcGTTTGCTCATTTGTTACTTTATTCTTTCCGTTCTTCTATTTTCCTCTTCGGTTTGTCGTTTCAATGTTCCctatgtctctctctcactctccctctctttagCTTCCCAGGCTTTAGCTCCTAtagctcgtgtgtgtgttttcttcttcttcttcttcttcttacttTTCCTCAATGTATAGTTTAGTAATATTGAGCATTTTATACAAAACAATGCTGAAAGATGGCaagaacaacacacacacacgcttcctCTAGCATTAATTGCAATAGATCTTTGGAACCTTCTCCTACATCTTCGTCtttgcattgattttttttttctcttcttctcattATTTGTTGTACCGTTATCGCTATCGTTGTCAGCTTGTGTATTGTGCATTCGTACTGGTGCGTACTGGTACATCGTAACCGGCAGACCGGCCGGAGCTCTCTAGCCAGCATTAGAATGTAAAGATATTACCAGTGTCAAGTGTTTGTAAACTAATCACACAACTTTCTCTCTccccattccccccccccccttttcccTCGTTTCCGGTGTGTCTGGTCTGGGAAATATTGGAACCTGCAAACTGGAACCACCGACGCTGGCGACTGCAAACAACGGATTGGAACCTTCGGATAAAACCGTCACACAGCTCACGCAACCGACTATTACGGTGAGTAATGCGTTTCAGCGCGATTCGTTTTAGCGTCCCCCTCAACATTGTCACTGCCAAAAGGCCCCCCCAACCCGTCCGTTTTTCTTAACGCGTCACCCCCGTAACGTTACACGAACGCGCGCCCTACCTTTCTGCGCTACCATTAATATATGTAACATTACACCCTTTcctctactactactactactactactactactatctCTACTACATCGTACCGCCCTCCCTTCCACAAGCCTCTACATCCATCGATGCTAATCGAGTAGATCAATGCTTCCTAGCATCGCTCCCAGCGGCGGTGTTATGCCACTCTGAACGGAAGGAGTGTTCTTTTACTTGTAGCGATCGAACATCATCTGCTTTCATCTACCCTAAACCCTTCACCGAAGGCATTCAAAACCATCCAAATCATCGTTATTGTTGAAGTAGAAAATCGATCCCCCCCCCTTCTTTTTGCTCTACAATTATAACAAGCACACCACACCATCCTAATCCCTTCCTTAGATACTTCCTCAAGAGTTTTTACCACACTTGTATCTTGTTTCCTTTCTCATCATTTTACCTCCCTTTTCTCCTTCCTTCGCCTTTCTGTTGCCTTTCCCACCTCTGTCTGCAAACGATATTTGGTTTGTGTTACTCTAGTTTCGTTAGTTGTAAACCTTATAAACAATACTGTTTTGTTCTCATTGCTTTATCCTGTTCCCTTGCCCGCGTGTGCGCGTGCCCCGAGAAGAGCTTTTGCTACCGGAAACAGCAAGCTATATGATAAAGAAATAATCCGACCCCTCTTTCTCCCCTGCCATCTTGCGCGTgccgcgttttttttttttttaatagtacAAGTACATTTTAGTTTCTCCACCCATTTGTGTTTctctgttttttctctctatttctatTCCTCTTctctcctttttctttctgttgttgttgttgttggtttttttatattcctATTTTACTTCTCTTATCTTAGTTAAGTAttcattgtttatttgttgcgGGGAATCACTATTATCCGTTCGGTACTATCtgtccgtgttttttttttactttatttttcgtttataATTTTATAGTCTCTTTCATTTcgctacaccaccaccaaccacaatcgttttccaatatttttttaaatcttctacgcccccccctcccccctcttgcctttacgttttttttatacagaTTGTACACGTGGTTCACGCGTGGTTTGCCGGTTGAAAATGCAATGCGTTTGTTTTAccgtgttgtttgttttgttcgttaaTTTATCGTCCGTTATCATACAATCGTGCGGCAAAGATACATACCAAACCCCCTAACGGTAACTTGCATGGTGCCAAAGGCActccttttgtgtgtgtgtgtgtttgttcatCCTTTTCCTCCCCTATCAGTATCCTGTTTCTATGTTTAACCGTTTGACACGGGGAAAATGGTAtcgtgtttttcattttcgtgTTCAACATTTATTCGTTTTGAATTCCTTTTATTTACTCCATGCCTAATGTTCACAATCATGACGCCTTCCTAAATTGATTTCTACTCATTTTCTGGTTTTCTTACATTTCAAATaccgaaaaagaagaagaagaagaagaagaagaagaagaacgcaGCCTGTCGAATGAATGACGTCGTCTCGGAAAAGGCAGAACTGGAGTagagaattttatcatttttaaacaCGCCTCTGTACAACCGGAATTTTAGCAAGAAGCCAGTCTTGATGATTTGCAGTTGGTGGTCGATTTAGTCCTACAAAATGCTTCCGGTCAGGATTGTCCTGGTTGTCCGTGTGTTCTTGGTCGCAGCCTCCCCTTGCCATCAGCTTCATTCTAGTCTCTTAGGCAAACTGCTCCATTTCCCACTGCCCGGACACTGTAGACAAATAAGTACAACCTCATCTATATATGCCATACGCGCGCGCGAAAATGTCATCCTACACATCCCCCCATCCATCTCAAGTAACCAAGGTGTTTTAGCAAGTTTAAGGAAATGTTTAAGATTAATCAATGACCCCTCTTCCCCCCCTTCGGTGGCAGTATACACACGGATAAGGATAGCTGTATTGTATAGCTTTATTTTGGGgtagcatttgttttttttttttaccattttgtaCACCGACGTAATTGCGCATAGTGCTCATCAATCCCACATTACTCCGTATGTATAGCTATCAATTAGAATGTATGAGTGTTTCCTATTGGGGGAAAAATTAGCAGAATACTGACACAGCGAATAGGTTTTTCCGCTTCCATTAACGATAGGCAAACTTTTCCAAGTCCAGCGCGAGAAAGTCCCAAACgtaccttgtttttttttggttctttcaaaatatttcCTAATTATTTTTCCGCGAGTGTTAATAAGCACTCTACGCTTCCCTCCTGTCCGCATATCCTTCTCCCTGCTCCTCTCACTTTTCCAAcccttaaaaaaaatacctcGAAACAGACGAGAAACGGAAACGATATGGCTGCGTTCGTTCTTTAGCCTGCTCCATTGTGTGCCATAGTGCCGCTGGGAAACTTTTTCGCGTCCACCGTTAACTGATTGTGTTTGGAATGTTTTCCCGCCCGGCCCCCTCTGcaaaccaccaaccacccTTTCTCCACACTCCACTTTTCCGATTAtcatatcttttttttgttgttttgtatcgAAACCAATCAGCACCACTCTGTCATTCTCATACTATTAtccgcccacacacacacaccgcaaacCAACCACACTTCCCTCTCTCTTATTTGCTATTGAGATTTATTAAAGCGTTTGATACTAATCTGCTGCTTTTCGTTTCATAAAACAAATGGATAATGTAGATTTAAATCTTCAATACCTAAAAACCTCAAAATtttaagaaattaaaaaaaaaaacccctctcaAAATGCCCGTTTTTTCCCTAAAAGGAAGAAGCAAAATCTAAATCTTAAAAAAtgctcacacaaacaaacaaacaaaatatatgCCCTGCCctgccaaaacaaaaaaaaaatcacaaaaaaaagatacacaaAAGTTTAAGTTAGCTTTTTTTCCCATTTCAAGATGAGTACAATCTTAACCCCGGTTTAGAGTGGGAGGATGAGTTTACAGGTAGGTTTTTGCCATAACAACACAAATTAATCTCTGCTCCTCTTGTtcttctttcattatttttttatacacttttattgcaaaattgCGCAAAACTACTCTTtacttgtttcttttttttttgtcgttacattttatttccacTCTCTCTATAATAGATGCGTATACAAATGTCACATATAGTCGTTTGTACGTTGTTATCCTGGTTTTGTTAATAgatgtttccctttttttttattcttttgatTCGGTACTATTCATCTAGACGCAATTTTATGCAGACATAATGattcgcttttttttggtttcattttttttctttctttcttcgaaGCTTAGTAGCTTTGCTTCATGTGtgccttgttgttgttgttgttgttattgttttttttacattgctGCTATTTTCTGTTATGTTTGCCCATCGATGCGTGCAAGTAAACCAGTTCATTGGAACTCTTATTACTACGCAGGTTTTTtgtagttatttttttttttaattattgagCCGTTTAAGTAAATGAATAGAACTTGTTGAAAAGTTAATGCTATTATTTCAATAGTTCAATGCAACTATTTCGCTATTTTGTAATTTGTTCCCATAGTGTTGCTCTAGAGTTGCTCCGTGAACAGTGATCCGGGGAACGTGATGAGTGATGCCACGCATCatgaacatttttttgtccgttgtctatctctctctctctatctgtctctgtctctgtATCTTTGTCTATGTCTCTTTCTCGTTCTCTACTTCCTGTTCTCGTCTTCCTTTTGTAGTGCTGTAGTACCATTTATAAACCCTACTTGGCATCTCTGTTCTCAACTCGCGGGATCCCTACATAAAAATCTACATcgctccccaaaaaaaaaaacaaaaactccatTTTAAATGCAATCAAAAGCCACGTGGTGCGGTGGCTGTGAAGTTTGCAGACAACTCGGGGAACCCCTGTACTCTGGTCTACTCCACTGGACTATACTAACCAACTactgctacacacacacaaacacattcacacgGTTAAGCTAGATGTACTAGTTCTAATACACACCAACACTCAAACCTTCTAACCACAACCTCGCAATCAGGTCGCTCTCGGTTTAACCACTTTGGAAGGTACTAACGGTGTCGTCGGAGTCtccatgtttgtgttttgtggtagCTTTGTGTGCGATGTGGTTCCTGTGTTATCTTTATTCCATCCTCCCCCCTGTTATGGAGTGTTGCAATGCACCGTCCCCTAACCTAACATTCATGCTCTAACTTCTCTGGTTCGTCGACTGATCAACATCATCTTCCCGCTTTCTTACTACCCATACCGAACTCACCATGTCCTGGAATTAGTAGTAGTAATGTTGAATCTAGCTTTCTtatacaaataaacataaccACCCTGCAATGCGCTTGCCAACTAcaaccaagaaaaaaaaaacatccgaGGGATGCATGACGGAAGGGGGAAGAAGTTTTGACATTGCTATTACTACTACCATTCGTTCTTTATAAAAGCAACAAGAATACTGTATTGACACCACCGAATGTGTTGCCTGTGCACCCTTCCCAAAAACATACCTGTGTGTTCTTCGTGTACATCTATCGTGGGCATCAAACCGCATCCTACTGTCTACTGCTCTGTCCTCTGTTCTACCTACTATCTTCTATCTCTTCTCTGCTCCCTGTACGCCCTCTGTCTTGTTGAATATCCCGCTAAAAATGGGTGGAGAAATAGAATAATGCTTTAGCGTATGCTACGAAGATGTTCATGTATATCGATGCGATAGATACCGATCATTGTGCCTTTTTCCCTTAGTCGCCCCCCCCCTATATGACTCGGATCTCGTCCAGATCATCCATCCAGAACTTTTGCAGCGTGAAGATAGTATACTCCACTTCTCTCCAATCGTTATGCTATCTCACGATTCCAAGAAATTCGAAAACACCAAGTCCTCCTCTGCTAACGACTGTTGctattactactaccactactgttactactactactattagcTCCTAGTAACTCCTCCTCACATACAAAGAAAAACTCCCCTtcccgtcatcatcatcaacatatCCACCGCGTCACCATCCATGTTATCGCTCCTGTCATTTTCCCTTCCATCTCTCACAAAAAGACGCTTTTAAGCTCTCCTTCGCCTGCAATGATGTGGCAGCTGCGCGCCGCCTAGCGCCACAAGGGCTAGTGGCACACACGCTGTTGGAAAGTTCGCTTCTTCCTTGCTACGCTGCAGATGACAGGTCGCACACATACGCAAACATTCATCGATCCTTTTTCACACACCCATAGCGAGCGGAGCGCTTTTTTCAGCCCCTTTACATGTGTAAATAACCGTCAGACACTAAATCAACTTACCCAGCTGTGTGGTTGCCAGCTCCATTGTGAGTGTTTGTCCTCCCCGAAGCATACGCAAGTTAGCCCCTTTATTCAAGCGAAGTGTTGACGTGCTTCTTTTGGTCTTTCTGAAACGAACCAGCCACTAGCCAACGCTTGGTAGATGCAGCCTGACGAAGATGCCGTCGGAGGTCAGATTGGTGTTGTATCAaaagcattcaaaattgtagCAAACCCTTTCAAAAAACATTGGAACTCTTGATATTGTAGAACAAAGATAAATATCAGGCTCTCTAGGGCGTACCTCAACATCCAGTTCAGATTCTGCCAACAAATGTGCAAAATTAGTGTAAACCAATCGAACCAGCTGTggaatgtttgtgtgtaagcAGTCGCCATCTGGTGCCAACGTCTGAAAGTTGTATATTTTTCACCTCCATCCGTTTGTGCACACTTTCCCTCCTCCTCGCCCTTTTGCTGCTCTCACAAACCCTTATACCTATCCTCCCTCTATTtctgtgcgtgcgcgtgtgcgtgtgagtgtgtttctcTCTGTGCTATTTCCTTCTGTACACTTCTGAactctttctttccctctaTTCTCTTTCCCACTATCTAATCTCTTTCcatctttcccttctttcgaGTTGTGACACTTTCTTCTCGATGCTCTCTCTGTATGTACTGTAAGGTTGCCTTCCGCGTTGCTTCTCAAAACAGCATCGTACAGAACATGGatatgatttgtttattttttgtgttttttttacattttatatttttggttttgcatcTTTAATACTCGTTGTTCGGTAGTttattcgctctctctctctctttttgtcgcgtgcgaaaaaaaaaaaaatcagtgcTGCGACGGTGCAAAACCCTGTCTCTGTACATATCCACTGTAATGCCACGTGTTTGGTCTCTCCTATACATACATGTCTATGCGATTGCGTGATTATAATTGCTTTCACTTCGTACTGCTGTGTACTGCTGGTAAACTTTTCCGATGCTCATTTGTTTTCCAGTGCGAAatggaatgcaaaaaaaaacgagaatgcCAATTGATACTCACAAATAAAGCTACTACTCCTAGAGCACTACAACCCCCTTCTCCAAGTCTCGGGGCTGGGGAGTGATGTAGAGGGGAAAACAGGGAGCCGAGAGAAAATGGGAActggaagaaagagaaagaattacatagagagagagatggatgagaagagagagagatagagagaaagcgaaGCGGAAGTGTTTGCATGTTCTTCCCTTGTTTTTGGACACTGTTTCGCTGTTACTATTGCTACTACTGCCACCACCAGGCTTTACCACAAGCTCTCTCCTACCCTTTAGTTTGCTAAGTCGTCTCAAGTCCCTACCAccctgaacaaaaaaaaaaacacccccacCCTGCGTGTCCCAGACAATACTAGATCAGAAACAGTTTTACTCATACAGTGCTTACTTTTGGGGACGGTCAAGGTGACGATGAGGAAAGCTCCCTCACCCATATCGACCATGGGTTCCACTCGAAGCTGCCGCCCGGCATCCTGCCCCACGGCCTGCCGACGGTCAAGGAGGTCGCACCAGCCATCACGCCGCAGGAGCAGAAAAAGGAAGACCTCAAGGAGGGTAAGTGTTGTCGGTTGTGGCAGGAATGGAATGACTCTtatgtaatttgtttttttttctttctcaccAACAGTGAAAGAGCTCTCCGCCGAGCAGAAGCAGATGATCATACTGTCGGAAGACTTCCAGCGGTTCATCCTGCGCGCCGGCAAGGTGATGGAGCGGGCACTCTCCGAAACGGTCGACATCTACACGGACTACATCGGCGACGGCGAGGCGGACGATATGAAGTGAGCAGTCCCAACCCATTCCACTGTGCCTCTTTCTAACTCTTCTGTCTCTTTGCTTCCTCTCCGCAGCGATGAAAAGTCACACGCAAGGCTGTCGCTGAACCGCACCTTCTACTGCGATCGCTGGTCGAAGAACCGGTGCGTCACGTCGTTCGACTGGTCGACGCACTTCCCCGAGCTGATGGTGGCGTCCTACCACAGCAACGAGGAGACACCGAACGAGCCGgacggtgtggtggtggtgtggaacACCAAGTTCAAGAAGCAGACGCCGGAGGAGGTGTTCCACTGTCAGAGCGCGGTCATGTCGACGTGCTTTGCCAAATTTCACCCGAACCTGATCCTCGGCGGCACCTACTCCGGCCAGATCGTGCTGTGGGACAACCGGGTGCAGAAGCGCACCCCGATCCACCGGACGCCGCTGAGCGCCAACGCGCACACGGTAAGCACACGGCACTCGAGCACTCGAGTCACTCACGCACTCTCGAAAAtaaagtttttgtcggaatcgattccggttAGCTCCGAAgctttctggaatcgattccgaatagTAGGTCCGaaatcggaattgattccgaacacggaatcgagTAGGTCCGATttcgagctcccaccactacccTCATGCGTGGGTCTCCTCATCCTAATCCGTACCTGGTTTTCCTCCCTCGCGTAGCAACCGGTGTACTGTCTGTCGATGGTCGGCACGCAGAACGCGCACAACGTCATCTCGATCAGCTCCGACGGCAAGCTGTGCTCGTGGAGCCTGGACATGCTGTCCCAGCCGCAGGACGTGCTCGAGCTGCAGCACCGCCAGTCGAAGGCCATCTCCGTCACGTGCATGGCGTTCCCGCACAACGAGGTGAACAACTTTGTGCTGGGCGGCGAGGACGGCTACGTCTACTCGGCCAGCCGGCACGGCAACCGGTCCGGCATCGGCGAAACGTACGAGAAGCATCTCGGGCCGGTGACGGGCATCTCGGCCCACCACAACCAGTCGTCGCCCGACTTCGGGCACCTGTTTCTCACCTCCTCGATCGACTGGACGATCAAGCTGTGGAGCCTGAAGGACAACAAGCCGCTGTACTCGTTCGAGGACAACTCGGACTACGTGATGGACGTCGCCTGGTCGCCGATCCATCCGGCCCTGTTTGCCGGCGTGGACGGTAGCGGCCGGCTCGACCTGTGGAACCTCAACCAGGACACGGAGGTGCCGACCGCCTCGATCACGGTCGACGGGCAGCCGGCGCTGAACCGCGTCTCCTGGACGCCGTCCGGCCTGCACGTGACGGTCGGGGACGAGGCGGGCCGCATCCACGTGTACGACGTGGCGGACAATCTCGCCAACCCGCGCATGGACGAGTGGAACAAGCTGAACGCGGTGCTGTACGAGCTCAAGATGAACCAGACGGACGAGTTCGACGAGAAGGACCAGAAGTCGCCGGTGCCGCAGAACACCAGCACCGCCAGCGCGCTCACCTCCCTCACCAGCTCGCCGCTCATATGAAACTCAATGATGCGACCGTACGGCGGAGGCGCCGggggcaccagcagcagcagcagcatgatgaACGCCGCCGAGGGACGCTAGAAAAGGGGAAATGTTGATTGTTGGCACGCCACTCTGCAGGCAAAACGGATGATACTCAGACTGTCATCCCCGTGATTGAACCCCCATGCCCCGGGACgaggaagcaaacaaaagacgcgggtttctttttctctttattttatGTCGCAATTGcttatttgtttattgtgGCAATTGTACGAATGCTATAAAATTAACCCCTTTTCCCCCTACACACATAATATTACTATATTGTATCTAATTTATtaccaacatacacacacacacacacacacacacactctcacacacttACTCAGTCCGGCGATGTTTAATCGAAAGCGTTACATTGCTTGTCTATTGTGCCGCGGTAGATCGCGGGGAGAGGTTGAAGCAATCGCAGCTctcctatgtgtgtgtgtgtgtgtgtgtgtgtgtgtgcagcggcGGGATCCTAACACCCTAAT from Anopheles coluzzii chromosome X, AcolN3, whole genome shotgun sequence includes:
- the LOC120948099 gene encoding cytoplasmic dynein 1 intermediate chain isoform X3 — translated: MNRKAELERKKAKLQALREEKDRRRKEKEQKDLEEASGKLGTSETSTRKDLDEMLSSLGVAPVSEVLSSLSSVNSATSDQSTTHTPDASLQPSINGVSYRKKPVNLCLVSVQATNIPPKETVVYSKQTQTNSSGGHERDGYMEDWWRPRKAHATDYYDEYNLNPGLEWEDEFTGDDEESSLTHIDHGFHSKLPPGILPHGLPTVKEVAPAITPQEQKKEDLKEVKELSAEQKQMIILSEDFQRFILRAGKVMERALSETVDIYTDYIGDGEADDMNDEKSHARLSLNRTFYCDRWSKNRCVTSFDWSTHFPELMVASYHSNEETPNEPDGVVVVWNTKFKKQTPEEVFHCQSAVMSTCFAKFHPNLILGGTYSGQIVLWDNRVQKRTPIHRTPLSANAHTQPVYCLSMVGTQNAHNVISISSDGKLCSWSLDMLSQPQDVLELQHRQSKAISVTCMAFPHNEVNNFVLGGEDGYVYSASRHGNRSGIGETYEKHLGPVTGISAHHNQSSPDFGHLFLTSSIDWTIKLWSLKDNKPLYSFEDNSDYVMDVAWSPIHPALFAGVDGSGRLDLWNLNQDTEVPTASITVDGQPALNRVSWTPSGLHVTVGDEAGRIHVYDVADNLANPRMDEWNKLNAVLYELKMNQTDEFDEKDQKSPVPQNTSTASALTSLTSSPLI
- the LOC120948099 gene encoding cytoplasmic dynein 1 intermediate chain isoform X6, whose product is MNRKAELERKKAKLQALREEKDRRRKEKEQKDLEEASGKLGTSETSTRKDLDEMLSSLGVAPVSEVLSSLSSVNSATSDQSTTHTPDASLQPSINGVSYRKKPVNLCLVSVQATNIPPKETVVYSKQTQTNSSGGHERDAHATDYYDEYNLNPGLEWEDEFTGDDEESSLTHIDHGFHSKLPPGILPHGLPTVKEVAPAITPQEQKKEDLKEVKELSAEQKQMIILSEDFQRFILRAGKVMERALSETVDIYTDYIGDGEADDMNDEKSHARLSLNRTFYCDRWSKNRCVTSFDWSTHFPELMVASYHSNEETPNEPDGVVVVWNTKFKKQTPEEVFHCQSAVMSTCFAKFHPNLILGGTYSGQIVLWDNRVQKRTPIHRTPLSANAHTQPVYCLSMVGTQNAHNVISISSDGKLCSWSLDMLSQPQDVLELQHRQSKAISVTCMAFPHNEVNNFVLGGEDGYVYSASRHGNRSGIGETYEKHLGPVTGISAHHNQSSPDFGHLFLTSSIDWTIKLWSLKDNKPLYSFEDNSDYVMDVAWSPIHPALFAGVDGSGRLDLWNLNQDTEVPTASITVDGQPALNRVSWTPSGLHVTVGDEAGRIHVYDVADNLANPRMDEWNKLNAVLYELKMNQTDEFDEKDQKSPVPQNTSTASALTSLTSSPLI
- the LOC120948099 gene encoding cytoplasmic dynein 1 intermediate chain isoform X7, giving the protein MNRKAELERKKAKLQALREEKDRRRKEKEQKDLEEASGKLGTSETSTRKDLDEMLSSLGVAPVSEVLSSLSSVNSATSDQSTTHTPDASLQPSINGVSYRKKPVNLCLVSVQATNIPPKETVVYSKQTQTNSSGGHERDAHATDYYVLTFGDGQGDDEESSLTHIDHGFHSKLPPGILPHGLPTVKEVAPAITPQEQKKEDLKEVKELSAEQKQMIILSEDFQRFILRAGKVMERALSETVDIYTDYIGDGEADDMNDEKSHARLSLNRTFYCDRWSKNRCVTSFDWSTHFPELMVASYHSNEETPNEPDGVVVVWNTKFKKQTPEEVFHCQSAVMSTCFAKFHPNLILGGTYSGQIVLWDNRVQKRTPIHRTPLSANAHTQPVYCLSMVGTQNAHNVISISSDGKLCSWSLDMLSQPQDVLELQHRQSKAISVTCMAFPHNEVNNFVLGGEDGYVYSASRHGNRSGIGETYEKHLGPVTGISAHHNQSSPDFGHLFLTSSIDWTIKLWSLKDNKPLYSFEDNSDYVMDVAWSPIHPALFAGVDGSGRLDLWNLNQDTEVPTASITVDGQPALNRVSWTPSGLHVTVGDEAGRIHVYDVADNLANPRMDEWNKLNAVLYELKMNQTDEFDEKDQKSPVPQNTSTASALTSLTSSPLI
- the LOC120948099 gene encoding cytoplasmic dynein 1 intermediate chain isoform X5 yields the protein MNRKAELERKKAKLQALREEKDRRRKEKEQKDLEEASGKLGTSETSTRKDLDEMLSSLGVAPVSEVLSSLSSVNSATSDQSTTHTPDASLQPSINGVSYRKKPVNLCLVSVQATNIPPKETVVYSKQTQTNSSGGHERDGYMEDWWRPRKAHATDYYVLTFGDGQGDDEESSLTHIDHGFHSKLPPGILPHGLPTVKEVAPAITPQEQKKEDLKEVKELSAEQKQMIILSEDFQRFILRAGKVMERALSETVDIYTDYIGDGEADDMNDEKSHARLSLNRTFYCDRWSKNRCVTSFDWSTHFPELMVASYHSNEETPNEPDGVVVVWNTKFKKQTPEEVFHCQSAVMSTCFAKFHPNLILGGTYSGQIVLWDNRVQKRTPIHRTPLSANAHTQPVYCLSMVGTQNAHNVISISSDGKLCSWSLDMLSQPQDVLELQHRQSKAISVTCMAFPHNEVNNFVLGGEDGYVYSASRHGNRSGIGETYEKHLGPVTGISAHHNQSSPDFGHLFLTSSIDWTIKLWSLKDNKPLYSFEDNSDYVMDVAWSPIHPALFAGVDGSGRLDLWNLNQDTEVPTASITVDGQPALNRVSWTPSGLHVTVGDEAGRIHVYDVADNLANPRMDEWNKLNAVLYELKMNQTDEFDEKDQKSPVPQNTSTASALTSLTSSPLI
- the LOC120948099 gene encoding cytoplasmic dynein 1 intermediate chain isoform X1, yielding MNRKAELERKKAKLQALREEKDRRRKEKEQKDLEEASGKLGTSETSTRKDLDEMLSSLGVAPVSEVLSSLSSVNSATSDQSTTHTPDASLQPSINGVSYRKKPVNLCLVSVQATNIPPKETVVYSKQTQTNSSGGHERDVFSCHSSPLSGYMEDWWRPRKAHATDYYDEYNLNPGLEWEDEFTGDDEESSLTHIDHGFHSKLPPGILPHGLPTVKEVAPAITPQEQKKEDLKEVKELSAEQKQMIILSEDFQRFILRAGKVMERALSETVDIYTDYIGDGEADDMNDEKSHARLSLNRTFYCDRWSKNRCVTSFDWSTHFPELMVASYHSNEETPNEPDGVVVVWNTKFKKQTPEEVFHCQSAVMSTCFAKFHPNLILGGTYSGQIVLWDNRVQKRTPIHRTPLSANAHTQPVYCLSMVGTQNAHNVISISSDGKLCSWSLDMLSQPQDVLELQHRQSKAISVTCMAFPHNEVNNFVLGGEDGYVYSASRHGNRSGIGETYEKHLGPVTGISAHHNQSSPDFGHLFLTSSIDWTIKLWSLKDNKPLYSFEDNSDYVMDVAWSPIHPALFAGVDGSGRLDLWNLNQDTEVPTASITVDGQPALNRVSWTPSGLHVTVGDEAGRIHVYDVADNLANPRMDEWNKLNAVLYELKMNQTDEFDEKDQKSPVPQNTSTASALTSLTSSPLI
- the LOC120948099 gene encoding cytoplasmic dynein 1 intermediate chain isoform X2; the encoded protein is MNRKAELERKKAKLQALREEKDRRRKEKEQKDLEEASGKLGTSETSTRKDLDEMLSSLGVAPVSEVLSSLSSVNSATSDQSTTHTPDASLQPSINGVSYRKKPVNLCLVSVQATNIPPKETVVYSKQTQTNSSGGHERDVFSCHSSPLSGYMEDWWRPRKAHATDYYVLTFGDGQGDDEESSLTHIDHGFHSKLPPGILPHGLPTVKEVAPAITPQEQKKEDLKEVKELSAEQKQMIILSEDFQRFILRAGKVMERALSETVDIYTDYIGDGEADDMNDEKSHARLSLNRTFYCDRWSKNRCVTSFDWSTHFPELMVASYHSNEETPNEPDGVVVVWNTKFKKQTPEEVFHCQSAVMSTCFAKFHPNLILGGTYSGQIVLWDNRVQKRTPIHRTPLSANAHTQPVYCLSMVGTQNAHNVISISSDGKLCSWSLDMLSQPQDVLELQHRQSKAISVTCMAFPHNEVNNFVLGGEDGYVYSASRHGNRSGIGETYEKHLGPVTGISAHHNQSSPDFGHLFLTSSIDWTIKLWSLKDNKPLYSFEDNSDYVMDVAWSPIHPALFAGVDGSGRLDLWNLNQDTEVPTASITVDGQPALNRVSWTPSGLHVTVGDEAGRIHVYDVADNLANPRMDEWNKLNAVLYELKMNQTDEFDEKDQKSPVPQNTSTASALTSLTSSPLI